A segment of the bacterium genome:
CGTATCCCACTGGCGCGGTTTTTTCTTTTCCCGGACCGAAAGGAAGGTGCGCCATGACGTTGATGCATCGCGCGCGACAGGGGGAGATCCCGCCGGCGATCGCCCTCGCGGCGCAGTCGGAACGCGTGGACCCGGAGAAGCTTCGGGACCTTGTCGCCGCCGGAAGAGTCGTCATCCCCCGCAATCGGAAACGCCGCGAGATCCGCCCGGTCGCCGTCGGCGAGGGCCTCACCGTCAAGGTGAACGCGAACGTCGGCTCCTCCCGCGACCGCGCGGATCGTTCGCTGGAGATGGAGAAGATGCGCGCCGCCGTCGCGGCCGGGGCGGACGCGGTGATGGACCTTTCCACGGGAGGGCCGATCGACGAGATCCGGCGGGCGATCCTCGCCGAGTGCCCGGTCCCGGTCGGGACCGTCCCCCTGTACCAGGCCGCGGCCGACGGCAACCTGCGGGGAAAATCGTGGGTCGAGCTCACCGCGGACGACTTCTTCGCGGGGATCGAGAAGCAGGCACGGGACGGGGTCGACTTCATGACGGTCCACTGCGGGGTGACCCGAGCGTCGATCGAGCGGCTGGTCCGGGAGGGCCGCCGCCTCGACATCGTCAGCCGCGGCGGGTCGCTTCTGGCGGAGTGGATGGAGCACAACGGGGAGGAGAACCCCTTCCACGAACAGTACGACCGCCTCCTGGCGATCTGCCGGGAGTACGACATCACGATCTCCCTCGGCGACGGCCTGCGCCCCGGGTG
Coding sequences within it:
- the thiC gene encoding phosphomethylpyrimidine synthase ThiC; amino-acid sequence: MTLMHRARQGEIPPAIALAAQSERVDPEKLRDLVAAGRVVIPRNRKRREIRPVAVGEGLTVKVNANVGSSRDRADRSLEMEKMRAAVAAGADAVMDLSTGGPIDEIRRAILAECPVPVGTVPLYQAAADGNLRGKSWVELTADDFFAGIEKQARDGVDFMTVHCGVTRASIERLVREGRRLDIVSRGGSLLAEWMEHNGEENPFHEQYDRLLAICREYDITISLGDGLRPGCLADATDRAQVHELMTLGELTERAWAKDVQVMVEGPGHVPMHQIAANMVLQKRLCHGAPFYVLGPLVTDIAPGYDHITSAIGGAIAAWNGADFLCYVTPSEHLRLPPVEDVREGVIATRIAAHAADIARGIPGAMDRDDRMADARRALDWKAQIELSIDPERASAWRGGSLPTSDETACTMCADLCAIKTSRKAIRKG